The following are from one region of the Hyphomicrobium album genome:
- a CDS encoding formate dehydrogenase subunit gamma — MSKSTTEVKIEAPAGADVTALAICAAHDNRPDELLEIFHDLQHELGYVPEQTLPVIANALNRSRAEVYGVLTFYHEFRRTPGGRHNIKICRAEACQAMHTQNLCRHAEDKLKVKFGETTADGQFSLEAVYCLGNCALSPAMMIDGDLYGCVDKERFDSIIADLDRGAAA; from the coding sequence ATGTCAAAGTCTACTACAGAAGTCAAGATTGAAGCGCCGGCTGGAGCCGATGTAACCGCGCTCGCCATTTGCGCCGCACATGACAACCGCCCGGATGAGCTGCTCGAAATTTTCCACGACCTGCAGCACGAGCTCGGTTATGTGCCCGAGCAGACGCTCCCCGTGATCGCCAACGCGCTCAATCGCTCGCGCGCCGAAGTCTACGGCGTACTGACCTTTTACCATGAGTTCCGCCGCACGCCGGGCGGGCGCCACAACATCAAGATCTGTCGCGCCGAAGCCTGCCAGGCCATGCACACGCAGAACCTCTGCCGGCATGCGGAGGACAAGCTGAAAGTGAAGTTCGGCGAGACGACCGCCGACGGCCAGTTCAGCCTCGAGGCCGTCTATTGTCTCGGTAACTGCGCACTGTCCCCCGCCATGATGATCGATGGCGATCTCTACGGGTGTGTCGACAAGGAGCGCTTCGACAGCATTATTGCCGACCTCGATCGCGGAGCCGCCGCATGA
- a CDS encoding formate dehydrogenase beta subunit, giving the protein MIKVYVPRDAAALSMGADAVAKAIAAEAKKRNSKIEIVRNGSRGMLWLEPLVEVETPKGRVAYGPVKPEDVPGLFKANFLKGEKHKLGHGLTEEIPYFKNQERLTFARCGITDPLSIEDYRAHSGFEGLTKALTMAPIDIVGEVTTSGLRGRGGAGFPTGIKWKTVHDAKADQKYICCNADEGDSGTFADRMLMEGDPYCLIEGMTIAGIAVGATKGYIYVRSEYPHAVATLREAIRIATEANWLGRTIQGSPHDFELYVRMGAGAYICGEETSMLESLEGRRGLVRYKPPLPAIEGLFGKPTVINNVLSLASVPIILDKGGEYYRDFGVGKSRGTLAFQLAGNIKQGGLVEKAFGVTARELIEGYGGGTLSGRPLRAAQFGGPLGAYLPNGKLDTPMDYEAFVKVDAMVGHGGIVVFDDTVDMAHMARFAMEFCVIESCGKCTPCRIGSVRGVETMDRIMAGIEREKNIEILEDLCNTMTDGSLCAMGGLTPMPVMSALRHFPEDFNRPVRAEAAE; this is encoded by the coding sequence ATGATCAAGGTCTACGTTCCCCGCGATGCCGCCGCCCTTTCGATGGGCGCCGATGCCGTTGCCAAGGCGATCGCCGCCGAAGCCAAGAAGCGCAATTCCAAGATCGAGATCGTCCGCAACGGCTCGCGCGGGATGCTGTGGCTCGAGCCGCTGGTCGAGGTCGAGACGCCGAAGGGCCGCGTCGCCTATGGCCCCGTGAAGCCAGAGGATGTGCCGGGTCTCTTCAAGGCCAACTTCCTCAAGGGCGAGAAGCACAAGCTCGGGCACGGGCTCACCGAGGAAATCCCCTACTTCAAGAACCAGGAGCGCCTGACGTTCGCGCGCTGCGGCATTACCGATCCGCTGTCGATCGAGGACTACCGCGCGCATAGCGGCTTCGAGGGCCTCACCAAGGCGCTGACCATGGCGCCGATCGACATCGTGGGCGAGGTCACCACCTCGGGCCTGCGCGGTCGCGGCGGCGCCGGCTTCCCGACCGGCATCAAGTGGAAGACGGTCCACGATGCCAAGGCAGACCAGAAGTACATCTGCTGTAACGCCGACGAGGGCGACAGCGGCACCTTCGCCGACCGCATGCTTATGGAAGGCGATCCGTATTGTCTCATCGAGGGCATGACGATCGCCGGCATCGCCGTCGGCGCCACCAAGGGCTACATCTACGTCCGTTCTGAATATCCGCACGCGGTCGCCACGCTGCGCGAGGCGATCCGCATCGCTACCGAGGCCAACTGGCTCGGCCGCACGATCCAAGGCTCGCCGCACGACTTCGAGCTGTACGTGCGTATGGGCGCCGGCGCCTACATCTGCGGTGAGGAAACCTCGATGCTGGAAAGCCTCGAGGGCCGCCGCGGCCTGGTGCGCTACAAGCCGCCGCTGCCGGCGATCGAGGGTCTGTTCGGCAAGCCCACCGTCATCAACAACGTGCTGAGCCTCGCCTCGGTGCCCATCATCCTCGACAAGGGTGGCGAGTACTACCGCGACTTCGGCGTCGGCAAATCGCGCGGCACGCTCGCCTTCCAGCTGGCCGGCAACATCAAGCAGGGCGGACTCGTCGAAAAGGCCTTCGGCGTCACCGCGCGCGAGCTTATCGAAGGCTACGGCGGCGGCACGCTGTCGGGACGCCCTCTGCGCGCCGCTCAGTTCGGCGGTCCGCTCGGCGCCTACCTGCCGAACGGCAAGCTCGACACGCCGATGGACTACGAAGCGTTCGTGAAGGTCGACGCGATGGTCGGCCACGGCGGCATCGTCGTGTTCGACGATACGGTCGACATGGCGCACATGGCGCGGTTCGCCATGGAGTTCTGCGTGATTGAGTCTTGCGGAAAGTGCACGCCCTGCCGCATCGGCTCGGTGCGTGGCGTCGAGACCATGGATCGCATTATGGCCGGTATCGAACGCGAGAAGAACATCGAGATCCTCGAAGATCTCTGCAATACGATGACGGATGGATCCTTGTGCGCCATGGGCGGGTTAACCCCCATGCCCGTAATGAGCGCACTGCGTCATTTCCCTGAAGATTTCAATCGCCCGGTGCGTGCCGAGGCGGCCGAATGA
- a CDS encoding LysR family transcriptional regulator, giving the protein MDIRQLHYLAALAREKHFTRAAAACNVTQPTLSGRIRQLELELEVPIVERGQRYRGLTPEGERVLKWAHVILKDWQSMQEELGHLKDHESGLSGRLVLGGIPSALPMIPLLTKKIRAIHPGIDFTVLSQSSEEILRALADFSIDVGITYLDNEPIDGLLATPLYIERYCLFIPETHALANRASVTWQEAADEPLCLLTPNMQNRRIIDRAFETARCHPNTRLETNSVINLCSNVRLMGLASIMPQYILDVLGTMSGVKAIPLDAPTVEHSVGLVVAARDPLSPLIEALRETAALLTPVNFDERVDA; this is encoded by the coding sequence ATGGACATCCGACAGCTTCACTATCTTGCCGCGCTCGCTCGCGAAAAACACTTCACGCGCGCAGCGGCCGCCTGCAACGTGACCCAGCCAACCCTATCGGGGCGCATCCGCCAGCTCGAGCTGGAGCTGGAGGTGCCGATCGTCGAGCGCGGCCAGCGCTACCGCGGGCTCACGCCGGAAGGCGAGCGGGTCCTCAAGTGGGCGCATGTCATCCTGAAGGACTGGCAGTCCATGCAGGAGGAGCTGGGACACCTCAAGGATCACGAGAGCGGACTGTCGGGACGCCTCGTTCTCGGCGGCATCCCCTCGGCGCTGCCAATGATCCCGCTGCTCACCAAGAAGATCCGCGCCATCCACCCGGGCATCGACTTCACCGTACTGTCGCAAAGCTCGGAGGAAATCCTGCGCGCTCTCGCCGATTTCTCCATCGACGTCGGAATTACCTACCTCGACAACGAACCAATCGACGGATTGCTGGCCACGCCGCTCTACATCGAGCGATACTGCCTGTTCATCCCCGAGACGCACGCGCTGGCCAACCGAGCGTCGGTCACCTGGCAGGAAGCCGCGGACGAGCCGCTCTGCCTGCTGACCCCCAACATGCAGAACCGGCGGATCATCGACCGCGCCTTCGAAACCGCGAGGTGTCACCCAAATACGCGGCTGGAGACGAACTCCGTCATCAATTTGTGTTCGAATGTACGTTTGATGGGGCTGGCGAGCATCATGCCGCAATATATATTAGACGTGTTGGGGACGATGTCGGGCGTAAAGGCCATTCCGCTCGACGCACCGACAGTTGAGCACAGCGTCGGCCTTGTGGTTGCCGCCCGTGATCCGCTGTCACCGCTTATCGAGGCATTGCGGGAAACGGCGGCCCTGCTGACGCCCGTAAACTTCGACGAACGGGTCGACGCCTAG
- a CDS encoding aminoacyl-tRNA deacylase, translating into MGIALTLQEYLDDHHVPYDVMLHKRTHCAFDTARATHVPGERIAKGVVLTREGGFVIAVVPATARVRLDVIERALHCRVNLATEEEISELFPDCDLGAVPPVPEAYAVDAFVDESFDTQPDIYLEGGDHRSLVHMSGEAFRTIMQDVRRARIAA; encoded by the coding sequence ATGGGCATCGCACTGACGCTGCAAGAATACCTCGACGATCATCACGTCCCGTACGACGTCATGCTCCACAAGCGCACGCACTGCGCGTTCGACACCGCGCGCGCCACGCACGTACCGGGAGAGCGCATCGCCAAGGGGGTGGTGCTCACGCGCGAGGGCGGCTTCGTCATCGCCGTCGTGCCGGCGACGGCGCGCGTGCGCCTCGACGTCATCGAACGTGCGCTGCACTGCCGCGTGAACCTCGCCACCGAGGAGGAGATCAGCGAGCTCTTCCCGGATTGCGATCTGGGCGCCGTGCCCCCCGTGCCCGAGGCCTACGCCGTCGACGCCTTCGTCGACGAGAGCTTCGACACGCAGCCCGACATCTACCTGGAAGGCGGCGACCACCGCAGCCTGGTGCACATGTCGGGTGAGGCGTTCCGCACGATCATGCAGGATGTGCGCCGGGCGCGCATCGCCGCGTAG
- the fdhD gene encoding formate dehydrogenase accessory sulfurtransferase FdhD: MSATAKIAETELAEARDASPALCSVPADGVSIDSAGKETPVTWQLPEEVPVALLINSEPYTVMMATPANLTDFGRGFVLAEGVLQNRSDILGIIAMPVENGWAIDVAVDEEALAEARMPRRTIEGRSGCGLCGVERIDDVVRVTEPVAHTVRPAPEAMLKAARELPKRQIMNRFNRTVHGAAWATLGGEIVHVREDVGRHNALDKLIGVLADTGTDLATGFVVMTSRCSFELVQKSVTFGIGALVTVSAPTALALDIARKARLFVASLAGDGVVVLNS, from the coding sequence ATGAGCGCCACTGCCAAGATCGCCGAGACGGAGCTAGCCGAAGCGCGGGATGCAAGTCCCGCGCTTTGCTCCGTTCCGGCCGATGGCGTCAGCATCGACTCGGCCGGCAAGGAGACGCCCGTCACCTGGCAGCTCCCCGAGGAAGTTCCCGTCGCGCTGCTCATCAACAGCGAGCCCTACACGGTCATGATGGCGACACCGGCCAACCTCACCGATTTCGGTCGGGGCTTCGTGCTCGCCGAGGGGGTCCTCCAAAACCGCAGCGACATTCTCGGCATCATCGCCATGCCGGTGGAGAACGGCTGGGCAATCGACGTCGCCGTCGACGAGGAGGCGCTCGCCGAAGCGCGCATGCCGCGCCGCACCATTGAGGGCCGTTCGGGCTGCGGTCTGTGCGGCGTCGAAAGGATCGACGACGTCGTCCGCGTGACCGAGCCAGTGGCGCACACGGTCCGCCCCGCGCCCGAGGCGATGCTCAAGGCAGCGCGCGAGCTGCCGAAACGGCAAATCATGAACCGCTTCAATCGCACCGTGCACGGCGCTGCCTGGGCGACGCTCGGCGGCGAGATCGTGCACGTGCGCGAGGACGTCGGCCGCCACAACGCGCTCGACAAGCTGATCGGCGTGCTTGCGGATACCGGTACCGACCTCGCCACCGGTTTCGTCGTCATGACCAGCCGCTGCAGCTTCGAGCTGGTGCAGAAGTCGGTCACTTTCGGCATCGGCGCCCTCGTCACTGTCTCGGCGCCGACGGCGCTGGCGCTCGATATCGCCCGCAAGGCGCGCCTGTTCGTCGCCTCGCTCGCTGGCGACGGCGTGGTCGTCCTCAATTCCTGA
- a CDS encoding alpha/beta fold hydrolase, which translates to MRRLSKSVADLKLRYDVVVVGSGYGGGVAASRMSRAGKRVAVLERGQEFAIGDFPDRMIEAQEQFQVSRDGTRVSGPPTGLYDLRLGKDIHAFIGCGLGGGSLINANVSLPPDPRVWEDPVWPPEIAQDQMRQEGFTRAMEVLRPVPYQGPALDKLNALGVSGNALRTDVVRPPINVTFEKQVNYAGVEQPACTMCGDCCSGCNVGSKNTVQVTYLADAFHHGADIFTEMRVTHVRQERGRWRVFFEPLGHEREKFAAADQSVTADVVVLAAGTFGSTEILLRSRAEGVPVSDMVGERFTGNGDVLAFAFNNDVPVNGIGVGEPPVADTGPVGPCITGLIDLRGTDKLEDGMVIEEGSIPSSLAPILPALFTVGADKFGDDTDRGVIDLIAERARRRQSLLFGAYQGALNRTQTYLVMSHDDGNGRIELDEKGKVRVVWPKVAKQSIFEKVDRNLRKATQATGGNYTRNPLTETILGNNLITVHPLGGCVMGRDAKSGVVNHKCQVFDARPDAAEGSVLSGLYVCDGSVVPRPLGVNPLLTISALAERAMIHLAADRGWQFSEEQRFDSPMLIASPHGRETIRPAGVEFTERMAGFISPSITLPYETAARRGKEEGHACSFTVTVIVDDVDQFVSNAQHAGRIVGTVECPALSPDPLDIFDGQFNLMRVDEHTVETKRFDYRFSLGARDGSEYYFNGHKVVRSDATLDLWRDTTRLNVDIGKGAQGQLGHIARGLLEIAPSDFYVQMQTLRGTGGRDAADRIRAVGKFGTFFSRELFDTYGGVLARSGRYDVYNPRKKRSLRVPEPEVHLVRTNDSKILKLTRYRGGNKGPLILTHGLGVSSLIFAIDTIDTNMLEYMVAEGYDCWLLDYRASVDLPYARELWNADDVAVQDYPAAFAKVRAVTRSSTVQVIAHCFGATTFTMSLLAGLEGVRSAVISQISTDYVVPSFPQRMLAFMRAPQLFEMLGIDVVNARATNADPWREWILDKALQAIVPVPRSERTQEATSNRITALYGRLYNLEQLNNATITSGLAEMFGEANIEAFTQLALFARRKRLLDADGKDVYLPHLDRMALPILFVHGADNACFKPESTARTLERLAQVNGRQLYERHVIPGYGHIDCIFGKNAARDIYPLVAAHLEKTASI; encoded by the coding sequence ATGCGCCGCTTGTCGAAGTCGGTCGCCGATCTGAAGCTGCGCTACGACGTCGTCGTGGTCGGCTCCGGCTATGGCGGCGGCGTCGCCGCCTCGCGCATGTCGCGCGCCGGCAAGAGAGTGGCCGTTCTCGAGCGCGGGCAGGAGTTCGCCATCGGCGACTTCCCCGACCGCATGATCGAGGCGCAGGAGCAGTTCCAGGTGTCGCGCGACGGCACCCGCGTCTCCGGGCCCCCCACCGGGCTTTACGATCTGCGCCTCGGCAAGGACATCCATGCCTTCATCGGCTGTGGTCTCGGCGGCGGCTCGCTGATCAACGCCAACGTCTCGCTGCCGCCCGATCCGCGCGTGTGGGAGGATCCCGTCTGGCCCCCGGAGATCGCTCAGGACCAGATGCGTCAGGAAGGTTTTACGCGCGCCATGGAGGTGCTGCGCCCGGTGCCCTATCAGGGCCCGGCGCTCGATAAGCTCAACGCGCTGGGCGTCAGCGGCAACGCCCTGCGCACGGACGTGGTGCGGCCGCCGATCAATGTCACCTTCGAGAAGCAGGTGAACTACGCGGGTGTCGAGCAGCCCGCCTGCACGATGTGCGGCGACTGCTGCTCCGGCTGCAACGTCGGCTCCAAGAACACTGTGCAGGTGACGTACCTCGCCGACGCCTTCCACCACGGCGCCGACATCTTCACCGAGATGCGCGTGACGCACGTGCGGCAGGAGCGCGGCCGCTGGCGCGTGTTCTTCGAGCCGCTGGGCCACGAGCGCGAGAAATTCGCCGCGGCCGACCAGTCGGTCACTGCCGACGTGGTCGTGCTCGCCGCCGGGACGTTCGGCTCGACCGAGATCCTGCTGCGCTCGCGCGCCGAGGGCGTGCCGGTTTCCGACATGGTGGGCGAGCGGTTCACCGGCAACGGCGACGTGCTCGCCTTCGCCTTCAACAACGACGTCCCGGTCAACGGCATCGGCGTGGGCGAACCGCCCGTGGCCGACACCGGCCCCGTCGGGCCGTGCATCACGGGCCTCATCGATCTGCGCGGCACCGACAAGCTCGAAGACGGCATGGTGATCGAGGAGGGCTCGATCCCCTCGTCGCTGGCGCCGATCCTGCCGGCATTGTTCACCGTCGGCGCCGACAAGTTCGGCGACGATACAGACCGCGGTGTCATCGACCTCATCGCCGAGCGGGCACGTCGCCGGCAGAGCCTGCTGTTCGGCGCCTACCAGGGCGCACTCAACCGCACGCAGACCTATCTTGTCATGAGCCACGACGACGGCAACGGCCGCATCGAGCTCGACGAGAAGGGCAAGGTCAGGGTCGTCTGGCCGAAGGTGGCCAAGCAGTCGATCTTCGAGAAGGTCGATCGCAACCTGCGCAAGGCGACGCAGGCGACGGGCGGCAACTACACGCGCAACCCACTCACAGAGACGATCCTCGGCAACAACCTCATCACCGTGCACCCGCTCGGCGGCTGCGTGATGGGCCGCGATGCCAAGAGCGGCGTTGTCAATCACAAGTGCCAGGTGTTCGACGCGCGTCCCGACGCGGCCGAGGGTTCTGTCCTCAGCGGACTCTACGTGTGCGACGGCTCGGTCGTTCCGCGGCCGCTGGGCGTCAACCCGCTCCTGACGATCAGCGCCCTCGCCGAGCGGGCGATGATCCACCTTGCCGCCGATCGCGGCTGGCAGTTCTCCGAGGAGCAACGCTTCGACTCGCCGATGCTGATCGCCTCGCCGCACGGGAGAGAGACCATTCGACCGGCCGGCGTCGAGTTCACCGAGCGCATGGCGGGCTTCATCTCGCCGTCGATCACGCTGCCCTATGAGACGGCGGCGCGGCGCGGCAAGGAGGAAGGGCACGCCTGCAGCTTTACCGTGACGGTGATCGTCGACGACGTCGACCAGTTCGTCTCCAACGCCCAACACGCAGGACGCATCGTCGGAACCGTGGAGTGCCCGGCGCTGTCGCCCGATCCGCTCGACATCTTCGATGGCCAGTTCAATCTGATGCGCGTCGACGAGCACACGGTGGAGACCAAGCGCTTCGACTACCGCTTCTCGCTCGGCGCGCGCGACGGCTCGGAATACTATTTCAACGGCCATAAGGTCGTGCGTTCCGACGCGACGCTCGACCTGTGGCGTGATACGACGCGTCTCAACGTCGACATCGGCAAGGGCGCTCAGGGACAGCTCGGCCATATCGCGCGCGGCCTCCTGGAGATCGCACCGTCCGATTTCTACGTGCAGATGCAGACCCTGCGCGGCACCGGAGGGCGCGATGCCGCCGATCGCATTCGCGCCGTCGGCAAATTCGGCACCTTCTTCAGCCGCGAGCTGTTCGACACCTACGGCGGCGTGCTGGCCAGAAGCGGGCGCTATGACGTCTACAACCCGCGCAAGAAGCGCTCGCTGCGCGTACCGGAGCCCGAGGTTCACCTCGTGCGCACCAACGACAGCAAGATCCTCAAGCTGACGCGCTACCGCGGCGGCAACAAGGGACCGCTCATCTTAACGCACGGGCTAGGGGTATCGAGCCTGATCTTCGCGATCGATACCATCGACACCAACATGCTCGAGTACATGGTTGCGGAGGGCTACGACTGCTGGCTGCTCGACTATCGCGCCAGCGTCGACCTTCCGTACGCGCGCGAGCTGTGGAACGCCGACGACGTCGCCGTGCAGGACTATCCGGCGGCGTTCGCCAAAGTACGCGCCGTCACGCGCTCGTCGACCGTGCAGGTGATCGCGCATTGCTTTGGCGCCACCACATTCACCATGTCGCTGCTCGCCGGACTCGAGGGCGTGCGCTCGGCGGTCATCTCGCAGATCTCGACCGACTACGTGGTGCCGTCCTTTCCGCAGCGCATGCTCGCGTTTATGCGCGCTCCGCAGCTGTTCGAGATGCTGGGCATCGACGTGGTCAACGCGCGCGCCACCAACGCCGACCCGTGGCGCGAGTGGATTCTCGACAAGGCACTGCAGGCCATCGTGCCGGTGCCGCGCTCCGAGCGCACGCAGGAGGCCACGAGCAACCGGATCACCGCACTCTACGGACGGCTCTACAACCTCGAGCAGCTCAACAACGCGACGATCACGTCGGGCCTGGCGGAGATGTTTGGCGAGGCCAACATCGAGGCCTTCACGCAGCTGGCGCTGTTCGCGCGCCGTAAGCGGCTGCTCGATGCGGACGGCAAGGATGTCTACCTGCCGCACCTCGACCGGATGGCGCTGCCGATCCTGTTCGTGCACGGCGCCGATAACGCGTGCTTCAAGCCGGAAAGCACGGCGCGCACGCTGGAGCGCCTCGCCCAGGTCAACGGCCGGCAGCTCTACGAGCGGCATGTGATCCCGGGCTACGGTCACATCGACTGCATCTTCGGCAAGAACGCGGCGCGCGACATCTACCCGCTCGTTGCCGCGCATCTCGAAAAGACGGCGAGCATCTAG
- a CDS encoding formate dehydrogenase subunit delta, producing MENRDMIRMANQIAAYFEAYPRAEALTGIAGHIRNAWTPRMRQQLDEYIAGGAEDLSPLVTAAIAPKAKAKS from the coding sequence ATGGAAAACCGCGACATGATCCGCATGGCCAACCAGATCGCGGCCTATTTCGAAGCCTATCCGCGCGCCGAAGCGTTGACCGGCATTGCCGGCCACATCAGGAATGCCTGGACTCCGCGCATGCGCCAGCAGCTCGACGAATACATCGCTGGCGGCGCCGAGGACCTCTCGCCGCTGGTGACTGCGGCCATCGCCCCCAAGGCGAAGGCGAAGTCCTGA
- the fdhF gene encoding formate dehydrogenase subunit alpha: MRGNAMTSETQPLTLIKEKDFGTKSVHAVNNKTVTLEIDGREVTVAEGTSIMRAAADLGIMVPKLCATDSLDAFGSCRLCLVEIEGRRGTPASCTTPVAPGIKVTTQNDRLARIRKGVMELYISDHPLDCLTCAANGDCELQDMAGAVGLREVRYGYDGENHVFARTNGEANPLWQAKDTSNPYFQFEPSKCIVCSRCVRACEEVQGTFALTIDGRGFASHVSAGQDDDFLQSECVSCGACVQACPTATLIEKSVVEHGQPEHSVVTTCAYCGVGCSFKAEMQGERVVRMMPYKDGGANEGHSCVKGRFAFGYATHKDRVMNPMIREKITDPWREVSWDEAIQYAADRFKAVQAKYGKGSIGGITSSRTTNEEVYVVQRMIRAAFGNNNVDTCARVCHSPTGYGLKQTFGESAGTQDFKSVDLSDVIMVIGANPTDAHPVFASRMKKRLREGAKLIVVDPRRIDIVKSPHVSSDYHLQLQPSTNVAVLNAMSHVVVTEHLVDRSFVAARCDKDAFARWEKFIANPKHSPEALEAVTGVPAEEIRGAARLFATGGNAAIYYGLGVTEHSQGSTTVMAIANLAMATGNIGREGVGVNPLRGQNNVQGSCDMGSFPHEYPGYRHVSDEATRRLFEKEWKVKLDPEPGLRIPNMFDEASAGTFKGLFVQGEDIAQSDPNTSHVEHALESLECLIVQDLFLNETAAFAHVFFPGTSFLEKDGTFTNAERRVNRVRPVMREKQGMAEWEIVCRLATAMGYPMMYTSAAAIMDEIAHMTPTFKNISFKMLDERGSVQWPCNDDAPEGTPVMHIDEFTRGKGRFMLTEFVPTPERSNSRFPLILTTGRILSQYNVGAQTRRTENVVFHDEDILEMHASDAEVRGIKDGSLTSVTSRAGGTTLRVKITDRVPPGVVHTTFHFPISGANVITTENSDWATNCPEYKVTAVQVTPSNRPSEWQDEWEERERENKRIEKDKPLIAAE, from the coding sequence ATGCGAGGCAACGCCATGACGAGCGAGACCCAGCCACTTACGCTCATCAAGGAGAAGGATTTCGGCACGAAATCGGTGCACGCCGTCAATAACAAGACGGTGACGCTGGAGATCGACGGCCGCGAGGTGACGGTGGCCGAAGGCACGTCGATCATGCGTGCCGCGGCCGACCTCGGCATCATGGTGCCGAAGCTGTGCGCCACCGACAGCCTCGACGCGTTTGGCTCGTGTCGCCTGTGTCTCGTCGAGATCGAAGGGCGCCGCGGCACGCCCGCCTCGTGCACCACACCGGTCGCTCCCGGCATCAAGGTGACGACGCAGAACGATCGTCTCGCCCGCATCCGCAAGGGCGTGATGGAGCTCTACATTTCGGACCACCCGCTGGACTGCCTCACCTGTGCCGCCAACGGCGACTGCGAGCTGCAGGACATGGCCGGCGCGGTCGGCCTGCGCGAGGTGCGCTACGGCTACGACGGCGAGAACCATGTGTTCGCCCGCACGAATGGCGAAGCCAACCCGCTGTGGCAGGCGAAAGACACGTCGAACCCCTACTTCCAGTTCGAGCCGTCGAAGTGCATCGTCTGCTCGCGCTGCGTCCGCGCTTGCGAGGAAGTGCAGGGCACGTTTGCTCTGACCATCGACGGCCGCGGGTTCGCCTCGCACGTCTCCGCCGGTCAGGACGACGACTTCCTGCAGTCCGAGTGCGTGTCGTGCGGCGCCTGCGTGCAGGCCTGTCCCACCGCGACGCTGATCGAGAAGTCGGTCGTCGAGCACGGCCAGCCCGAGCACAGCGTCGTCACCACTTGCGCCTACTGCGGCGTCGGCTGCTCGTTCAAGGCCGAGATGCAGGGTGAGCGCGTGGTCCGCATGATGCCCTACAAGGATGGCGGCGCGAACGAGGGCCACTCGTGCGTCAAGGGCCGCTTCGCCTTCGGTTACGCCACGCACAAAGACCGCGTTATGAATCCGATGATTCGCGAGAAGATCACCGATCCGTGGCGTGAAGTTTCGTGGGACGAGGCGATCCAGTACGCCGCCGATAGGTTCAAGGCGGTGCAGGCGAAGTACGGCAAGGGTTCGATCGGCGGCATTACCTCCTCGCGCACTACCAACGAGGAAGTCTACGTCGTGCAGCGCATGATCCGCGCCGCCTTCGGCAACAACAACGTCGACACTTGCGCCCGCGTTTGCCACTCGCCCACCGGCTACGGGCTGAAGCAGACGTTCGGCGAGTCGGCCGGCACGCAGGACTTCAAGAGCGTCGATCTTTCCGACGTCATCATGGTCATCGGCGCCAACCCGACCGACGCCCACCCGGTGTTCGCGTCGCGCATGAAGAAGCGCCTGCGTGAAGGGGCGAAGCTGATCGTCGTCGATCCGCGCCGCATCGACATCGTGAAGAGCCCACACGTCAGCTCGGACTACCATCTGCAGCTGCAGCCCTCGACCAACGTCGCCGTGCTCAACGCCATGAGCCACGTCGTCGTCACCGAGCACCTTGTCGACCGCAGCTTCGTCGCTGCCCGTTGCGACAAGGACGCCTTCGCCCGCTGGGAGAAGTTCATCGCCAATCCGAAGCACTCGCCCGAGGCGCTCGAAGCTGTAACCGGCGTGCCGGCCGAAGAGATTCGCGGCGCCGCCCGCCTCTTTGCTACCGGCGGCAACGCCGCCATCTACTACGGCCTCGGTGTCACCGAGCACAGCCAGGGCTCCACCACGGTCATGGCCATCGCCAACCTCGCCATGGCGACCGGCAACATCGGTCGCGAGGGCGTGGGCGTGAACCCGCTGCGCGGTCAGAACAACGTGCAGGGCTCGTGCGACATGGGTTCGTTCCCGCACGAGTACCCCGGCTACCGTCACGTCTCCGACGAGGCGACGCGCCGCCTGTTCGAGAAGGAATGGAAGGTCAAGCTCGACCCCGAGCCGGGCCTGCGCATCCCGAACATGTTCGACGAGGCTTCGGCCGGCACCTTCAAGGGCCTGTTCGTGCAGGGCGAGGACATCGCCCAGTCGGATCCCAACACCAGCCACGTCGAGCACGCGCTCGAGTCGCTCGAGTGCCTGATCGTGCAGGACCTGTTCCTCAACGAGACGGCCGCCTTTGCGCACGTCTTCTTCCCGGGCACATCGTTCCTGGAGAAGGATGGCACCTTCACCAATGCTGAGCGCCGCGTGAACCGCGTGCGGCCGGTGATGCGCGAGAAGCAGGGTATGGCCGAGTGGGAGATTGTCTGCCGCCTCGCCACCGCAATGGGCTATCCGATGATGTACACGTCGGCGGCGGCGATCATGGACGAGATCGCCCACATGACGCCGACGTTCAAGAACATCTCCTTCAAGATGCTCGACGAGCGCGGCAGCGTCCAGTGGCCGTGCAACGACGACGCGCCGGAAGGTACCCCGGTCATGCACATCGACGAATTCACGCGCGGCAAGGGCCGGTTCATGCTCACCGAGTTCGTACCGACACCAGAGCGCTCCAACTCGCGCTTCCCGCTCATCCTCACCACCGGCCGCATCCTCAGCCAGTACAATGTCGGCGCCCAGACCAGGCGGACGGAGAACGTCGTGTTCCACGACGAGGACATCCTCGAGATGCATGCGAGCGACGCCGAGGTGCGGGGCATCAAGGACGGCTCGCTGACCTCGGTCACGAGCCGCGCCGGCGGTACGACGCTGCGCGTCAAGATCACCGACCGCGTGCCGCCTGGCGTCGTCCACACCACGTTCCACTTCCCGATCAGCGGCGCCAACGTGATCACCACCGAGAACTCGGACTGGGCGACCAACTGCCCCGAGTACAAGGTGACGGCGGTGCAGGTAACACCTTCCAACCGTCCGTCCGAGTGGCAGGACGAGTGGGAGGAGCGCGAGCGCGAGAACAAGCGCATCGAGAAGGACAAGCCGCTTATTGCTGCGGAGTAA